The following coding sequences lie in one Yersinia massiliensis genomic window:
- a CDS encoding DUF1120 domain-containing protein — MKKQLIGLTVLSSLILGMTAAHAAPPTAELKVKGKLSVPTCTIISPDSGVYDLGKISAVNVKSGVTTTALTPIKKTWTITCDSDTYLTYKAQDNRSGTESAVASQNFGLGLVNGTGKIGYYTVVMSNAKIDNVSSNILCIQTDGTSNCTTTSRLLQGELQGWSNADKSLKAGKTFSADLEVSAVLAGTTTMNGPITEDTQIDGSMTMNFAFGI; from the coding sequence ATGAAAAAGCAACTGATTGGTCTGACGGTTTTATCTTCTTTGATTTTAGGCATGACAGCAGCACACGCCGCACCACCTACCGCTGAGCTGAAAGTTAAAGGTAAATTAAGTGTCCCGACATGCACTATTATCTCACCGGATAGTGGTGTTTATGATTTGGGTAAGATATCGGCAGTTAATGTAAAATCGGGGGTCACTACAACAGCATTAACACCGATTAAAAAGACTTGGACCATTACCTGTGATTCCGACACTTATCTTACCTATAAAGCCCAAGATAATCGCAGTGGAACAGAAAGTGCTGTGGCTTCCCAAAACTTTGGGTTAGGCCTTGTTAATGGTACTGGAAAAATTGGCTATTACACTGTTGTTATGAGTAACGCTAAAATCGATAATGTCTCTTCAAATATTTTATGTATTCAAACTGATGGGACATCTAATTGCACTACAACTTCACGCTTACTGCAGGGAGAGTTGCAGGGATGGTCTAATGCAGATAAATCATTAAAAGCAGGTAAAACGTTTAGTGCAGACCTTGAAGTTAGTGCTGTATTGGCTGGAACAACAACAATGAACGGCCCAATCACTGAAGACACCCAGATCGATGGCTCAATGACCATGAATTTCGCTTTTGGAATCTAA
- a CDS encoding type II toxin-antitoxin system HicB family antitoxin: MNTPDFSIENIKDAGFLAYASYPEYVTYNTWFIIDIDLSSFKGKQQRVSIAIPDFLITRIDYAVQSNHSIYRDRSHFFSEAAQNELAKLVGDKTL, translated from the coding sequence TTGAATACTCCTGATTTTTCCATTGAAAATATTAAAGATGCTGGTTTTCTCGCTTATGCTTCGTATCCTGAGTATGTGACTTATAATACATGGTTTATTATAGACATTGACTTATCATCATTCAAAGGTAAACAACAACGAGTCAGTATTGCCATTCCTGATTTTTTAATCACTCGCATAGATTATGCTGTTCAAAGCAATCATTCTATCTATCGTGATCGCAGCCACTTTTTTTCTGAAGCCGCTCAAAATGAACTTGCCAAACTGGTTGGTGACAAAACCTTATAA
- a CDS encoding helix-turn-helix transcriptional regulator, which produces MISRLYPPNPHERVFVITHRQFSHFFHYVSILSHVHIIFTDDDLVTIRYKLQSVIYTHGLLYNISRTLPTKPLSASLTPKEWEVLNLVFDEWSGHTIASALNKSQKTISGHKRSAMKKLGVTSMVELMRVRSFFRDK; this is translated from the coding sequence TTGATCAGCCGATTATATCCTCCTAATCCACATGAAAGAGTTTTTGTTATTACCCACAGACAATTCAGTCATTTCTTTCATTACGTATCCATTCTGTCTCATGTACATATTATTTTCACCGATGACGATCTAGTTACTATAAGATATAAGCTTCAGTCGGTTATTTATACCCATGGACTGTTGTATAACATATCGAGGACTCTTCCAACAAAGCCTCTCTCTGCAAGTTTAACACCAAAAGAATGGGAAGTGCTTAACTTAGTCTTTGACGAGTGGTCAGGCCACACGATTGCATCAGCGTTAAATAAAAGCCAAAAGACCATAAGTGGGCATAAACGTTCAGCCATGAAGAAACTCGGCGTGACGTCAATGGTGGAACTTATGAGGGTCCGTTCCTTTTTTAGGGACAAGTAG